AATCATGTCAGCTATAAAAATCTAACTACATTTTCCCAGGGGATAACAAATTTCTTTATGAAACAACACATCTTCTTCTGGCGCTCAGAATCCTAACCCGGTCAGCTTAAAGGGGATATAGAGCATAAAACAAcagggaaaagaaagaatgaagAACAAAAAGCATACCCAATAGATATCTGTTAGCCCATTGAAATTCTTCGCTTGGTTGTTCACGACTTGCGAATCAGACAGATACATACGGTCTTCACCAGTAGGATAATCCATAGGACCCACAAAATCAGGTAACTCCTGCAATAGAAGTATAATATATTACCTTTAATCAACCCTTGCTTCCACCAGACAATGGAATCACTTGAACATGATACAAGTGTTAAGGATACCTCAAGAAAGGCACCGGATGTGATTGAGCTTGTCCTGTCCATCTGTTTGCCAACCTGTGGAGAAGCAACAGCAGATGTAGTAACTTCCTTGCGGAGAGAATGATTCCTTTGAAAAGCAAAGGCATCACATGTTTCTTCACCATCCCAGATTGAAGATGTATGGGATGTCACTGAGGAAACAAATCCCATTTTGCTTTGATGCCTTGAGATATGTGCAGCAATTGCTGCATCAAATGAATCACAGCTGAATGGGATCTGCTGAAGGCATTGATTGCTTTGAACAATAGGTGGTTCAACACAGTTAAAATCTGCTTCATGAGGCAACTCTGATAGTAGATCTCCAATGCTAACATCAGTAAGGCTATCAGCCCACTCCCCAGCAGACAGCACATTTACATTGCTCAATCGCAAGCCATCCTACATATATACAAATCAAAGTACACGTCACAAATGGAATAGTGTATGGACATTCGTCATGGCTGAAATGTTTCAAAAGTCAATAATAGGTGATGGATATATGAAACAACGGACAGATtgtattaaaaactaaatgaccAAACCTCAATTTATGAATGAGACATGAATGCTGCATCAGCAAGTATATATAGCAGAATAAAAAAGTGGTATGAAGTGGCATGAACTGAGACAGCATTCAATTGGATTAAAATCACGAGAAGTTGCAATTACCACATCTTCCAACTGTTGTGTGCTAGTCCTATCATCAGTCTCCGTTCTATGCCAGGATATGTTTGCTGCAGGATCAAAGGACTCAACAAGATTATTTATGGGTCCTATGGCAATAAACTCATTTGTCTCACTGCTCACTCCAGCAGAATGAGGTGTAGAAGCATGATTACTGTTCATGGAAGTCGGGCAATCCCTACTGGGATCCTCAAGAAACTGATCACCAGTTGATGGCTCAGTTGTGGATACAGAATCCATAGCCTTCCCTTTCTCATTTCCTCCATCAGTAAGGCAACTATACGTTGAAGGTGCTCCCAATGTCATAGAAGCAAAGTTGGCGTTGGAAAACCAGCCATACCTTTGTTGACATGCAGATGTCAGTTAAAGTACGATCTAACAAAGGATTTGTATTTaagttgaaagagaaatagaAGAAACCTCAATCGAAACACTGGAGGGCTGCCAATTGAAAGGTATACATCGGCTGCACTGACAAGTGAGTCCTGTGTCCATCTCTGATAACCCACCAGGTTTTCTCTATTAACTATGTAAGGGAAAAGCATTAGCTCTCCAGATGCAACAATAGAATTGCCCCATTTCCGATTTAGATGTTCCAGTACTGATGATATCTTTTTCCGAGTACTAAGAGTGAGTTCCAGGTGTGGATTATGCTTATCCTGCACCCAAATGAAAATACAATCACATTTTCGGAATACTGCTCGATAACTAAAACTTCTacatcaatatcatcaacgtTGTTTCTCTTTGTGCTCACCATTTCTAAGGCTCTACGAGTACCATCATCAATTGGGAACAACTGGAGCTTAAGCTTCATATTATTGTGTGCACTGCTTTCAACATAATGAAGCAAAGAAGCAGGCAAATGGGGCAGAACGTTTTCAACAGAATCAAGACCCTTTTGCCCTGGAAATGAAAGAACAATCACTTATGGCGCTTCAAATGgtggttttttcaaatttttggaTTAGGAATTGGTGAGGATCAGCCCCACCAGCCATACCTTGGTCATGTTCAAACTCTTTATCAGGGGCTGTCCGTTCCAAATGCTCGGCAGCATCAGCAACCAAAGAAACCCCAGCAATTGCAGCCTTTTCCCATTTTTTGTATGCAGCTGATGAGGCTAGACCCAATGAGAATCAATTAACAATGTGACCAGCACAAAAATTCATGATTTCAAACCAAACAAAGTGAAACAATATTCATCCATCATTTGAAAAATCAGggtaataataaaatcaagaaaccaGAGAACCATAGCTTTTAGCAAGGAATAATGGTTACAATAGCATGACCATCACTCAGTCATAACCCCACTTGAGTAGGGTTTTGAAAGCAAGGATTTAGGGGCAGTCCTATTCTTCAGCAATTTTGCAGAAAGTCACTGCCTTTTATGGGGCACTGATTGTTTCGAACAAACCCCAAATGCATATCccatttaaagttaaaaaatgagAATTACAAGTTGTCCACTTTTTGTACAGATACGTCAAGGATCATGCCTAGAATAACATTAAAGCAAATTCATGAATGACATAAAAAGTATGTATGGTAAATGGGGGAAAGTAAAGTATAGAATTGATGTAAAATCCTAATATAACATCTTCAAAACTGAGGATAAGCACAAACAAATAATCACCTGGTTTCCGCCTTTGCCTTGCAGGTTTCATTGCAGTTGAGTCTCCTTTATTGTTGTTACGGATAACCCCCAAATTAACATTGCGCTTCAATGATCCCTTTCCACCACCtaatttttgtatgttttgactATCAACAAGAACAAGTTTAACAGTTCGAGTATCATGCCCAGATGCTCTATTCTGATTTGTGATAATGCTAGGAGTTGTTGGAGAGCCATTTTCCCCTTGTGAAGACCGTTTCCTTACATTCTTCCTTCGATCTTTCAAGAGTTGGTTTTCcttcaaggaaaacatataCCAATCAGTTGAGCACATCCAGTAGATCAATCAAGTTCGTGAACAAGAAAGCGTAAACTTTTGCAAATATAGACAAAATTCACTGACCAGTGCTTCTACAAATATCTTAAACCTTCGCGGTTTTAGATGGAGCTTTGAAGCTTTGCAACTATACTTTGCCAATAATGACCACCtgtacaaaaaatcaaaattcgaaccaggaaaacaaaacaatccAAGACTCTGTCAGTTGAAGCAGTCCaagagaaaaatatcaattttgacAAACCATAACACTGAATCCTCATCATTACCAAGATATGATACAAATCCTCGATCCATGATGGCATTATGGTCTATACACTATATCAAATTCCCCAAAGATTTTTAAGCCAGATGCACCGAACAAAGATGGGAAATTAAGACAGTAGAAAAACCATTCACTTAATGTATCATAGATTCAGAATGCTTTACATCAGCTCCAATGCAGAACCAGAAAAATAATGACACGTATTTGTTGATAGTATCACAAGCTTCCTTTTTCTGACTATTTTTTCATGTATCACTTCCCTAATttataatacatattaaaaaaaagaaaaaacaattcaaacagtatataagaaatattaccATCGGAGCATTGCAGCGTTTGtatcttttgagttttttgcATCTAGGCACAATCCTGGGCCCAGCAATTTGTTCATACGCCTCACAAGACGATAGTAATAATGCCTGACctggaaataaaaataaataggtggTAATGAATATGATGAATGCATCAACAAAACTAGACGAAACAGGTGGATCTAAATCTTGTTGCAATTTACCTGATCCTTGTTTTTACTTTGAACATGGCGAGTAATTTTCTCAAAGTTCTGCAATGAAAGCTCAAGATGGTTACTTAAGGAGTAAAACAGAaccgaaatttttttaatccaaagcACATTCCAGCAATAACATGCCTTGCCAACTTGTCGTAGTGCATTGAAGAAACTTTCCTCTTCTTGATGTGTCCAAGCAGCCCATTGCCGTGTTGGTCTTTTCTCTGCGTTAAgcataatattaacaattacagATAAAACTACCACTCCCAAATCGTGGTATGTTCCTGCAGTacctaaattaacaaaaactaaaaaaaaaaatattaaaagcacATAACATACCTGGCTGCCGTGGCTCAACACGATCTGGAGTAGATGATGTTACACCAGGATCTCCGACCTGAATTGAACTGTTTCGATGAAGATGTCGCTCAGAGTCCAAGGAGACTTGTGGCTCCATCTCTATATTAAGGGcctcaaaaagaagaagaaacactcATGcacttcaaagtttttttttctcccccttTGACCTCAATGAATGCTGTAACCCTATTTGTGAAATTGAACAATAACTCAGCATTAAACTCCTTCGCATATAAAATGTAGGGAAAGACAACCACACaatcttttttaatcttatgtTTTCCATAAACAGAACATAGGACTTGTTTTCATTGAACCCACAAATAAGAACTTGGATTCCCCACAtaatcaatgttaaaataagcTACCATTCCGTTAAAATTAGTAGCATTAGGCTATTTCCCAAGTTCAGAATTTTACAAGCAAACCCAAATGGACTAGAAATTCCACCCCCTCCGGTTATAGAACAATAATTTCgctaaaacaaaactaataatcaatcaaattaaGCAAACTAAAGCGAGTATTTAAGCTTAGAAACTCCAATAACAGATAACCCATTGAAAATGCAGGAAAACATAACACATTAGAAATTCAAATCTCAACTTCACCAATTTTTTTAGATCCAAATTACCAGATTTCAAGCTAACAACACTGAACCCGACTAATCAAAGAAGTTAAATCTATTAATCACTAAAAACCCACATAATAAACCTCATAAAATTAACGAAATTTTCCACCTTTATGCTTTTCCCCAATTTTAAGCATCGAAACAAATCTAGGGTTTTGAACAATAGTGATCAATTTTGaccttaaaatatcaaaatcaaagtaATGAAACTAAGGAGCTGAAGTTAATTTTGCAATACATGAGAGAGAGTCGAACAAACTCTAGAACGGAAAGCCCGAGCTCATAGAAATTCTTGGACAAAGAAATCGAAACGCAGAGAAAGCtgcaagaaagagaagagaagggattttttgtctttttttcttttcttttctttctttttttcttttttactttggagaaaagaaaataataaaaattaaaaaaaaattaaagataaagttTTTTTGGCAAATAGTTAATttctatgatatatatatatatataaaaattctaaGCAGAAGAGTTTGGTCTTCAGCTACAggcaaggaaaattaaaaaaaaaaaaaaaactgtcaacTTGacctaaaaattaatattagtatttttatcttaaaaaaaaagttgacctAAGATTAACCTGCCACCTCATTTTTTACGTGGCATGGATTAATTAGCActcaattttttaaaccaaatctATGAttacctaatatttttttaaaaaatattatttgataaaattaaatatacattATATAACTATTGCACATAGAATGTAGCAACGAGGACACCTGTCCATGtttctaatgttaaaaaaaactgcATGTAACCAGGATTTATgtctttaatttgaatattttctgTCCTGAAATATGAAAAGGTTATCCTTGTCACGTTCCTCgaagaaaaaggttaaaaagCATTGTCCTTTCAGGAAAGGCGCACGAACCACTTTGATGTTTGCAAAACGATGGAGTTCAAAAGGAACATTCATTCAGGTTTTTATGGCATTTTGCTTGGCAACCCCATAattgttccatatcaagaaatattagttttgtggttgtttttttgtttaaaaatatattaagataatattttttattttttaaaatttattttgaacattaAAACCTTCTAAAAACATTaggaaaaaactaatttgaagtaaaaaaaactaaaaaaatccttaatatttttttaaaaatattttttatagatatgtTTGACAGCCACGCAAACATATAAAAGagaatttcataataataaaaaaaattgacattacTACTGCTAGTATTGAACAAGTTACACAGGTCATCAGGTGAAAGGAACTGATTCTTTGTTTCATGTTCAAGCTTCTATATGACTAAAAGATAAACAGCAAAGGGATAAAGAAGATGCACCCAATGCCGCCGCTCTTGCTTTTCCTATTTTTCGCATGCACAGCTGAGATTTAATGTTGTTAACAGCTTCCAGAGCCCTTTTGTTTTCAGGGCCTGCCTCCCTTTGAACGCCGAGTTGCAGGTCAACGAGGAAGCAAATGCCGTCCCGACTCTAAATGGtcttgtatgaaaaaaaaaactcatttaaaaTGTGGGGGTGTGAATACTGTGTGGACGGCAtatttcactaatttttttttgtttaagaaaatatattttgtttttatttttattttttgaaattatttttgtttttatttttattaatatttattctcttttatttagAAAGCctatttgaaatgaaaattatttttaatttttttagggagtttttctaattaatctatatttttttaatcttttgtatggataaattttattttttaaaataaaaaaaattatttttaaataatatttctaatatgcaCAGtcttacatattattatttttattattatattcaatcaattcaatatgtgtgtctatttttattatcgtttgattgaataaaaaattatttttattaataaatttagcaaacataACCATGTAAATGTCACGTCTTGTGAAATTAATATCTTCATCTATAcctatctcttaattttttcagtttttatttttagtcatcgtttatggtttttttttcacttattaacacatataattcttgatttatttgattacgaCCATGTTTGTTTCTCAGAAAGTGGTTtcaggaaaccactttccaaactttcctgtatttgtttgccattagaaaagttggtcaatgaaaaacactttctagtcaaagcaaaatttggcttggtttccaggaaagtgttttcctgaaaaatttggacggaaaacactttccagaagttatgaaaaatttagaaatgtcatattatttgctaattatgttaaatttggtcctcaaacttttgattgctatatatatattttgttttaaatatttatttttcaatttcatctcttaaaatttaatttttatattaacttcggtccttatttttataattgttatttgttttttccttatcattttttttattgaaattttttatttatcaaatttgattcttattcttttgattgttacttattttatttgaaataatttatgaaatgttaattactattattttaatttcttcatctttttatttttttattttttagatttgatctctattattttgattattatttattttatttgagataatttatgaattttttttaatttcattctcattcaactttttaatttgtaagatttgttcctcattattttaataaagttgagaaaaataaaatattaataagttattttcagctcattttccatgacataatcaaacactGGAGAGTGTTTTcgaacttatttttcattacactaccaaacatcagaaaataattcactttctcggaatttactttccaaaagaaaactactttccagcaaacaaacggggcatACATGTAcgtataagttttttaattttcatatagaatttttttaaatacaaaaacatattaaaaaagtccatgtataaatttttctattgaaaaaaatatttaactcgCAGTGAAGTACATGTCAAATACTTGGTTATTTATATTATGGTGTAAACAAACTTCTAGAAAGATGATATTAGCCCCATGAAATCcatcaattgttttttgcttGCAGCGAGGCAAGGCTGAGGGGGGCATGAACATTAGTGTTGGCTGCATGTAACAAGAATTTGttgtaaataaaatgttatgtttttttattttttaaagcgaATAGAATACACTATAAAAACATCCAAAGGGGGTACATGGATATTAGTGTTGGCTGCAAGTCATGaacattagtatttttttatttatatggttttttaggttttcttataaatagaatgttaagtcttttattttctaatatggGATGAGTACActataaaaacatctaaaaatacaaagaaaatgagTTAGCACTCTAAAGTATAACAATCACTCTATTCTAAAAGAGTTTAGGAAGTTTCTCACTTATAGTTCGTGTGGATTACGTTAGAATTTGGATACTTGAACGACTTGTGGTTTGTGATGACCTAATCTTAAAGCAATTATTCAAGGTCGAAAATAACATATGATCTTTGGGTAATCTTCACATAAACACTAAACTACTCTAGATTTATTTAATGAGTTTCTCAAGActcctaaaaaattattaaatgtacCATTTTTAATGCATGTATGTGTTGCGGGAAAACCAAGATAGTCATCATCAGTAATATTGTTATGAAATAAGGAGGTTAGGCAACAATTCTAATgcaagttttaaatttcttcataCAACAAATTAGAATACATCACCTACATGGTTTAGAAGTTTATCTAAATCTCTAAATCCATGCCTCAAAGGAGTGGAACAAGATAAGGTAATGGCAAAAtgcataaaaagaaatgaatccCACAGATTGATAGTAGATAGAATATTGTATCCTCTACCTGTATCGAAACAAGGACCAACTCTCCTGGGTAGTTAGAAACTATGGACCGATCGAAATTGATGAAGCTACAAGAATCACTAGGAGTATTCTTATTTCCTAAAGATCCTTGCACATCATTCACAGTATGTTCTACGACCTTTATTTCAAGATTGCACTGGCTTCTTCTTTAATGGATCTCTTCTGGGATGTTAATctcttcttgaaaaaaatacctGCACAAAGTCCCCAGGGGGTGTTGATGGGGAACCCTTCGAAGATCAAGTCAGTACCAGGTATTTTTGATGTAACAAAAGTCATTATGAAAGTATTAATGAACTTTTAtgaagatagagaagagaagaaggaagaagatgtagaattaaggaagaagaagcagttaatgtatttttatctcTTAGTATAAGGTTTTCGAACCCCTTCCTGTATATGCATGCTTCCTTTTATATTACCTTACTTGACTTGCTTCATACAACGTAGGAGGGATAGAGATGTAATCTtgtaatagtaaaataatattattctactGCCCGTGCCATCACATCTAGTTAATATAAGCATGGACTGCTTGTTCGTATTTAATAGGATGTGATGAGTGTCGCACGTCGAAAAATCCACGCGACGTCGgttggtgatttttttattattgtgttttgcttggttcattggagtcgtcacctagtattatggttactaggaacctatggtctgcgagagtctgagtaagggactggttgtgcaaggggaagacgcatcacctccagtgcaccctacctaaggtaagctgcattgttgtttgattatttttctaggtcaagtttctattcgttggtcttttctaaggttcaaggtagatctcccttcgtgagggagtctctaccttattgggttaaatcctaaccgttctaaagtctgaatgacatttatttacaccttgtatctttaatacctaagggtgtactttatcgtgtaattttacaccccacaaatattaaagtctacatctggatcctagaaaaaaagttgaaataaaagtttttgacattttggccaaaccctaacggatgatcataaactagttatgatatctatttttttggattttttaaaacgtgagaaagatgcaaaagtttttttaaaaacatgcttGAAAAATTCTTTAGGACTTGACCgtatgcaataaaatattttttttctttttttgaattttttttgaattatttcaaaGGAAACCAGGTGTTttaataccggacttgtatcttatCATGTAAGTAGACAACCCAATATTAAGCAAACTTGGTAGAAAAATgtttaagaaaatcaaaattttttttgaaatgattttaaaattttttgatttttttttgaatttttgtttttcagggCCGGGCCGGGCCCAGCCACTTGGGCGGGGCCAGAACTGGCCTGGCCCAAGCAGGTGGCTAATTAATTATCCACTGCATGCAGAAATGAATTCTGCATGCAGTGGCTATGAAGAACGAAGAAGAAAAGGGTGGAGCGGGGAGGAGAGAATTACCTGGCGTGGAGAGAGTCGGCGGCCTGGCTGGTGGTGCGCGGTGCGATTGGAGGCGGCGAGGACGGCGGTGTGCACTAGTCCCggctggaagaagaaggagcaggttcctgcagaggagaaggaaaacTCACGGCTGGAGCTGTTGGTTGACTGACGAAGGAGCTGCTGCTGGTAGGAGTGGAAGAGAGCTTTTGGGCAAGATGGTTGCTACCTCTGCTGTCGCCGCCGCTGTTGGAGTCACGGTggctgacacgaccaaaagattgatgtcttctcccaagtgcaggagtgtcgaagtaataaataacccggcaagaccggggtcgaaccacagagaggttaattgtataaattataaataacaataacaatgcaacaacaataacaacaacaacaacaacaacaacaacaacaacaacaacaacaatactcagtacgtggcgttgttatacctgagaatgatctaaaagatcgggtcacaggtttccagcctatatactgattttatgaaaagatcaaagagatatattatataatataaacagatttctgatgcgaatgaacaaggcaagaccaacaatgtcaggatccttgatcaaacacagagcatacttaacgtacataacatataacaagaatgtaaataataataataataataatagtaatagtaatagtaatagtaataatagtaataatattaatagtagtagtagtagtagtaatagtagtaataataataataaaaagaagaagaggaagaaattaatgataactttgagatggaagattaatgtaaggattaaacaatgataaaaacaaatgtcaaggttagaggattcactaatggtatttcaaataaatataatataaactcgttttattactcaactagaaaccacacaaaagaggttctaatcggatgatttattattaatggctcattataaagtattaacatgatcatattaattatcttgtctaagtaacaccatacttataaatatcatcaggcattcatgttgctagcttatgttaacaacaaatcaagttcctatcataacaacgatgtcggccgaaaactatgaaggatcaagcattc
The Populus nigra chromosome 3, ddPopNigr1.1, whole genome shotgun sequence genome window above contains:
- the LOC133690285 gene encoding TSL-kinase interacting protein 1 isoform X2, with the translated sequence MEPQVSLDSERHLHRNSSIQVGDPGVTSSTPDRVEPRQPEKRPTRQWAAWTHQEEESFFNALRQVGKNFEKITRHVQSKNKDQVRHYYYRLVRRMNKLLGPGLCLDAKNSKDTNAAMLRWWSLLAKYSCKASKLHLKPRRFKIFVEALENQLLKDRRKNVRKRSSQGENGSPTTPSIITNQNRASGHDTRTVKLVLVDSQNIQKLGGGKGSLKRNVNLGVIRNNNKGDSTAMKPARQRRKPAAYKKWEKAAIAGVSLVADAAEHLERTAPDKEFEHDQGQKGLDSVENVLPHLPASLLHYVESSAHNNMKLKLQLFPIDDGTRRALEMDKHNPHLELTLSTRKKISSVLEHLNRKWGNSIVASGELMLFPYIVNRENLVGYQRWTQDSLVSAADVYLSIGSPPVFRLRYGWFSNANFASMTLGAPSTYSCLTDGGNEKGKAMDSVSTTEPSTGDQFLEDPSRDCPTSMNSNHASTPHSAGVSSETNEFIAIGPINNLVESFDPAANISWHRTETDDRTSTQQLEDVDGLRLSNVNVLSAGEWADSLTDVSIGDLLSELPHEADFNCVEPPIVQSNQCLQQIPFSCDSFDAAIAAHISRHQSKMGFVSSVTSHTSSIWDGEETCDAFAFQRNHSLRKEVTTSAVASPQVGKQMDRTSSITSGAFLEELPDFVGPMDYPTGEDRMYLSDSQVVNNQAKNFNGLTDIYWPDSLGLLDLDIPSSKYHTEDLILSDSLGGLNHLIASSLDAFQNCSFFGLNKKDSTSTVEARETTSFSDFKIGSGI
- the LOC133690285 gene encoding TSL-kinase interacting protein 1 isoform X1, whose translation is MEPQVSLDSERHLHRNSSIQVGDPGVTSSTPDRVEPRQPEKRPTRQWAAWTHQEEESFFNALRQVGKNFEKITRHVQSKNKDQVRHYYYRLVRRMNKLLGPGLCLDAKNSKDTNAAMLRWWSLLAKYSCKASKLHLKPRRFKIFVEALENQLLKDRRKNVRKRSSQGENGSPTTPSIITNQNRASGHDTRTVKLVLVDSQNIQKLGGGKGSLKRNVNLGVIRNNNKGDSTAMKPARQRRKPASSAAYKKWEKAAIAGVSLVADAAEHLERTAPDKEFEHDQGQKGLDSVENVLPHLPASLLHYVESSAHNNMKLKLQLFPIDDGTRRALEMDKHNPHLELTLSTRKKISSVLEHLNRKWGNSIVASGELMLFPYIVNRENLVGYQRWTQDSLVSAADVYLSIGSPPVFRLRYGWFSNANFASMTLGAPSTYSCLTDGGNEKGKAMDSVSTTEPSTGDQFLEDPSRDCPTSMNSNHASTPHSAGVSSETNEFIAIGPINNLVESFDPAANISWHRTETDDRTSTQQLEDVDGLRLSNVNVLSAGEWADSLTDVSIGDLLSELPHEADFNCVEPPIVQSNQCLQQIPFSCDSFDAAIAAHISRHQSKMGFVSSVTSHTSSIWDGEETCDAFAFQRNHSLRKEVTTSAVASPQVGKQMDRTSSITSGAFLEELPDFVGPMDYPTGEDRMYLSDSQVVNNQAKNFNGLTDIYWPDSLGLLDLDIPSSKYHTEDLILSDSLGGLNHLIASSLDAFQNCSFFGLNKKDSTSTVEARETTSFSDFKIGSGI